In Myxococcus stipitatus, the following are encoded in one genomic region:
- the ddpX gene encoding D-alanyl-D-alanine dipeptidase, translating into MRMRAWAWVLGLCVGTAALAEDPGPAKGKPAKARKAGDIAPLVDATSVVEDLVLDLRYATADNFLKKKVYPDSARCLLLPESASKLKAAAEVLRPQGYRLKVYDCYRPRAVQWEMWKIMPVPGYVADPRKGSNHNRGGAVDLTMVTLEGKEVEMPTPFDTFTPEAHHGYAGGTEASRKHREILREAMEGAGFVPNRMEWWHYDLPDAKTRPVLDVPFASAKTP; encoded by the coding sequence ATGAGGATGCGCGCGTGGGCCTGGGTGCTGGGGCTGTGCGTGGGAACCGCGGCGCTGGCCGAGGACCCGGGCCCCGCGAAGGGCAAGCCCGCGAAGGCCAGGAAGGCGGGGGATATCGCCCCGCTGGTCGATGCGACCTCCGTGGTCGAGGACCTGGTGTTGGACCTGCGCTACGCGACGGCGGACAACTTCTTGAAGAAGAAGGTGTACCCGGACTCGGCGCGCTGCCTGTTGCTGCCGGAGTCCGCGAGCAAGCTGAAGGCGGCGGCGGAGGTGCTGCGGCCTCAGGGCTACCGGCTGAAGGTCTACGACTGTTACCGCCCGCGCGCGGTGCAGTGGGAGATGTGGAAGATCATGCCCGTGCCCGGCTACGTGGCGGACCCTCGCAAGGGCTCCAACCACAACCGGGGCGGGGCGGTGGACCTGACGATGGTGACGCTGGAGGGGAAGGAGGTGGAGATGCCCACGCCCTTCGACACCTTCACACCCGAGGCGCACCACGGCTACGCGGGAGGCACCGAGGCCTCGCGCAAGCACCGCGAGATTCTGCGCGAGGCGATGGAGGGGGCGGGCTTCGTCCCCAACCGCATGGAGTGGTGGCACTACGACCTGCCGGACGCCAAGACACGGCCGGTACTGGATGTGCCCTTCGCCTCGGCGAAGACGCCTTGA
- the mtnA gene encoding S-methyl-5-thioribose-1-phosphate isomerase: MKVHGKPTRTLWLEPDGQAVGIIDQTRLPHAFVTARLSTLDEAAHAIRAMLVRGAPLIGATAAYGVWLALRADASDAALTRALAILGDTRPTAINLHWALEEMRRLLTPLSTSQRVAAAQRRAAELCDEDVAINRALGGHGLKLLEAAWERKGRRGRIDVLTHCNAGWLATVDWGTALSPIYLAHDAGLPVHVWVDETRPRNQGASLTAWELGQHGVPHTVIADNVGGHLMQHGRVDLCIVGTDRTTSQGDVANKIGTYLKALAAKDNGVPFYVALPSPTIDWSLRDGVKEIPIEQRDGAEVSDITGRLTSGDVATVRVTPEGSPTANYGFDVTPARLVTALITERGVCAASEEGLRSLFPERAGRHP; this comes from the coding sequence ATGAAGGTCCACGGCAAGCCCACCCGGACCCTCTGGTTGGAACCCGACGGGCAGGCCGTGGGCATCATCGACCAGACGCGCCTGCCCCATGCCTTCGTCACCGCCCGCCTCTCCACGCTCGATGAGGCCGCCCACGCCATCCGCGCCATGCTCGTGCGAGGCGCCCCGCTCATCGGCGCCACCGCGGCCTACGGTGTCTGGCTGGCCTTGCGCGCGGACGCCTCCGATGCGGCGTTGACTCGCGCGCTCGCGATCCTGGGCGACACGCGCCCCACCGCCATCAACCTGCACTGGGCCCTGGAGGAGATGCGCCGCCTGCTCACGCCGCTGTCCACCTCACAGCGTGTCGCCGCGGCGCAGCGGCGCGCGGCCGAGCTGTGCGACGAGGACGTGGCCATCAACCGGGCCCTCGGAGGCCATGGCCTGAAGCTGTTGGAGGCCGCCTGGGAGCGCAAGGGCCGGCGCGGGCGCATCGACGTCCTCACCCACTGCAACGCGGGTTGGCTTGCGACGGTGGACTGGGGCACGGCCCTGTCGCCCATCTACCTGGCGCACGACGCGGGCCTGCCGGTGCATGTCTGGGTGGACGAGACACGCCCGCGAAACCAAGGCGCGTCGCTCACCGCCTGGGAGCTGGGACAGCACGGTGTCCCGCACACCGTCATCGCCGACAACGTCGGAGGCCACCTCATGCAGCACGGCCGGGTGGACCTGTGCATCGTCGGCACGGACCGGACCACGTCCCAGGGCGACGTGGCGAACAAGATTGGCACCTACCTCAAGGCCCTCGCGGCCAAGGACAACGGCGTGCCCTTCTATGTGGCGCTGCCTTCACCCACCATCGACTGGAGCCTGCGCGACGGGGTGAAGGAGATTCCCATCGAGCAACGCGACGGCGCGGAGGTCAGTGACATCACCGGACGGTTGACCTCGGGAGACGTCGCCACGGTGCGGGTGACGCCCGAAGGCAGCCCCACCGCCAACTACGGCTTCGACGTGACACCCGCGAGACTGGTGACGGCGCTCATCACCGAGCGCGGCGTCTGCGCGGCCTCCGAGGAAGGCTTGCGCTCGCTCTTCCCCGAGCGCGCGGGGAGGCACCCGTGA
- a CDS encoding YfbK domain-containing protein: MKTALLRYLLGVLLCLASSAWALEGSLSGTVVHAQTQEPLAGVKVSAESPALTSPRTTVTDAKGKYVLALLPEGLYTLRFERESCEPVIRADVRVEAGRALTVRVELSSIKAVGHIVAQSASSNIPRKFPPLASLASPQQWESDGIAWRSGGQEGDIRDRAPPWVLPQESSPPTNLSSSELRIQGSKLLRDADTRGFGVNPTIDTEEERISTYPLWGRTASYAMTRGYLERDTLPPEESVRVEDFVNSFELGDPGDEVGPFKVQVEGFPSPVRRGYHVVRVSLQALESFSDVGVQLEFERKVVARYRLVGYELTSATPEPRDDDAKPVPVPMKAGTSVTAIYEVKLIGPNISFATLRVLYEAGEGTSWRRAYKFLPSSTLRSSSARAAPATRLAYVAAAFAEKLRGSHWTQSLDWSRLHALWQDIGEPLMSRPEVVELGALIKKAGTLDHRKVREGSLSNPDPDAAPSTGK; the protein is encoded by the coding sequence ATGAAGACTGCTCTCCTGCGTTACTTGCTCGGTGTCCTCCTGTGCCTCGCCTCCTCGGCGTGGGCGTTGGAAGGCTCGCTGTCGGGCACTGTCGTTCATGCACAGACGCAGGAGCCGTTGGCGGGGGTGAAGGTCTCCGCCGAGTCGCCCGCGCTCACCAGTCCGCGCACCACGGTGACGGATGCGAAAGGCAAATACGTCCTCGCCCTCCTTCCCGAGGGCCTCTACACGCTGCGTTTCGAGCGGGAATCCTGCGAGCCAGTCATTCGCGCGGACGTGCGCGTGGAGGCTGGTCGGGCGCTGACGGTGAGAGTGGAGCTGTCATCAATCAAGGCGGTGGGGCACATTGTCGCGCAGAGCGCCTCGTCGAACATCCCTCGCAAGTTCCCGCCGCTGGCATCCCTGGCTTCGCCGCAGCAGTGGGAGTCGGATGGCATCGCGTGGAGGTCCGGGGGGCAAGAGGGCGACATTCGAGACCGGGCCCCGCCGTGGGTGCTCCCTCAGGAGTCATCGCCTCCCACGAACCTCTCGAGTTCCGAGCTCCGCATTCAGGGGAGCAAGCTCCTGCGCGACGCGGACACGCGGGGCTTTGGCGTCAATCCGACCATCGACACGGAGGAGGAGCGCATCTCCACGTATCCGCTGTGGGGCAGGACCGCGTCGTACGCGATGACGCGCGGCTACCTGGAGCGCGACACGTTGCCGCCCGAGGAGTCCGTGCGGGTGGAGGACTTCGTCAACAGCTTCGAGTTGGGGGACCCGGGAGACGAGGTGGGCCCGTTCAAGGTCCAGGTGGAGGGATTTCCCTCACCGGTTCGAAGGGGCTACCACGTCGTGCGGGTGAGCCTGCAAGCCCTCGAGTCATTCAGCGACGTGGGCGTGCAACTGGAGTTCGAACGGAAGGTGGTCGCTCGCTATCGGCTGGTGGGATACGAGCTGACGTCGGCCACGCCGGAACCTCGTGATGATGACGCGAAGCCGGTGCCCGTGCCGATGAAGGCGGGGACCTCCGTGACCGCCATCTACGAGGTGAAGCTGATTGGCCCCAACATCTCCTTCGCGACCCTGCGTGTCCTCTATGAGGCGGGCGAGGGCACGAGTTGGCGCCGCGCGTACAAGTTCCTGCCGTCCAGCACCCTTCGCTCGTCGAGCGCGAGAGCGGCCCCGGCCACGCGCCTGGCGTATGTGGCCGCGGCCTTCGCCGAGAAGCTGCGAGGCTCGCACTGGACGCAGTCCCTGGACTGGTCGCGGTTGCACGCGCTGTGGCAGGACATTGGCGAGCCGCTGATGAGCCGGCCGGAGGTGGTGGAGCTGGGCGCGCTCATCAAGAAGGCGGGGACGCTGGACCATCGCAAGGTCCGTGAAGGCTCCTTGTCCAACCCGGACCCCGACGCGGCTCCCTCCACTGGAAAGTAG
- a CDS encoding CBS domain-containing protein: MKVEEVMSENPVTCLVDTGIEQAARWMVEGDCGALPIIDADNRPIGVITDRDITCRIVAKGKDPAMCNVRDAMTVPAATVYRDTNLEECLELMEQNQVRRMVVLDDDGTVCGMVAQADLVKQLSAEETSELLREISVDTAAPSQVH, translated from the coding sequence ATGAAGGTCGAAGAAGTCATGTCCGAGAACCCTGTCACCTGTCTGGTCGACACGGGCATCGAGCAGGCCGCGCGATGGATGGTGGAGGGTGACTGCGGGGCGCTGCCCATCATCGATGCCGACAACAGGCCCATTGGCGTCATCACGGACCGGGACATCACCTGCCGCATCGTCGCGAAGGGGAAGGACCCGGCCATGTGCAACGTGCGCGATGCGATGACCGTTCCCGCGGCCACGGTGTACCGGGATACGAACCTGGAAGAGTGTCTGGAGTTGATGGAGCAGAACCAGGTCCGCCGCATGGTGGTTCTCGACGACGACGGGACCGTCTGCGGCATGGTGGCGCAAGCGGACCTGGTGAAGCAGCTCAGCGCGGAGGAGACCTCGGAGCTGTTGAGGGAGATTTCGGTGGATACGGCTGCACCGTCACAGGTGCACTGA
- a CDS encoding alpha/beta hydrolase, with amino-acid sequence MPRPRRILMLLLSLSGIAYLGLCLAAFVFQRSLLYPAPKAPMPLPASEGFRRLPLTGESFVDLLHLPGPPGAPTVVHFHGNAEQLLDQLDLGAVMNQSGLGFMAVEYPGYGASPGQPTEQGLYEAAEAALAVLRAQGVAPELTVLSGRSLGTGVAVEMARRGHGARIMLVSPYTSIPDVAGKLFPFLPASLLVRDHFDSSAKAPDIRLPVLIIHGEEDTLIPVEMGRRLGTRFPRATVETVPGAGHNDVLERSGQERVLRMAAFALTGGQVPGRASPKE; translated from the coding sequence ATGCCTCGTCCGCGCCGCATCCTCATGCTCCTGCTCTCCCTCAGCGGCATCGCGTATCTCGGGTTGTGTCTGGCGGCGTTCGTGTTCCAACGCTCCTTGCTCTACCCGGCGCCGAAGGCTCCGATGCCATTGCCCGCCTCGGAGGGCTTCCGTCGGCTCCCTTTGACGGGCGAGTCCTTCGTGGACCTGCTGCATCTGCCCGGGCCGCCGGGCGCGCCGACGGTGGTGCACTTCCATGGGAACGCGGAGCAGTTGTTGGACCAGCTCGACCTGGGCGCGGTGATGAACCAGAGCGGGCTGGGCTTCATGGCCGTCGAGTACCCCGGGTATGGCGCTTCACCGGGTCAGCCCACGGAGCAGGGCCTCTACGAGGCCGCGGAGGCGGCGCTCGCGGTGTTGAGGGCGCAAGGGGTAGCACCGGAGCTCACGGTGCTCAGTGGCCGGAGCCTGGGCACGGGTGTGGCGGTGGAGATGGCGCGCCGGGGACACGGTGCGCGCATCATGTTGGTGTCGCCGTACACCTCCATCCCTGACGTCGCGGGGAAGCTGTTTCCCTTCCTCCCCGCGTCGCTGCTGGTGAGGGACCACTTCGATTCGAGCGCGAAGGCGCCAGACATCCGCCTGCCGGTGCTCATCATCCACGGGGAAGAAGACACGCTCATCCCCGTGGAGATGGGCCGCAGGCTGGGCACACGTTTCCCCCGTGCCACCGTGGAGACAGTGCCGGGGGCGGGGCACAACGACGTGCTCGAGCGCTCAGGGCAGGAGCGAGTCCTGCGCATGGCGGCGTTCGCCCTTACGGGAGGGCAGGTCCCGGGCAGGGCTTCTCCGAAGGAGTAG
- a CDS encoding response regulator transcription factor codes for MTSTQPTILLVEDDPNLRLALRDSLEHQGGYAVEEAATVREARAHLSNRAFQLILLDVMLPDGDGYSLCKSLRDEGVLSPVLMLTARTLEDDIVRGFEVGAQDYLGKPYRLRELLARVGALVRRSGASAPAKQLRFGGYRVDLDRRKVESPEGAQVELTRTEFDLLAFLVRERERVLRRDDILDAVWGRDIVVDPHTVDNFVSSLKKKLGWTSASRFAIQTVRGVGYRMEVESP; via the coding sequence ATGACCTCGACCCAGCCGACGATTCTTCTCGTGGAGGACGACCCGAACCTGCGGCTCGCGCTGCGCGACAGCCTGGAGCACCAGGGCGGTTACGCGGTGGAGGAGGCCGCCACGGTGCGCGAGGCGCGCGCGCATCTGTCGAACCGCGCCTTCCAGCTCATCCTCCTGGACGTGATGTTGCCGGATGGTGATGGGTACTCGTTGTGCAAGTCACTGCGGGATGAAGGTGTCTTGTCGCCCGTGCTGATGCTGACCGCGCGCACGTTGGAGGACGACATCGTGCGGGGCTTCGAGGTGGGCGCGCAGGACTACCTGGGGAAGCCCTATCGGCTGCGGGAGTTGCTCGCGCGGGTGGGGGCGCTGGTGCGCCGGTCGGGGGCGAGTGCCCCGGCGAAGCAGCTGCGCTTCGGTGGGTATCGAGTGGACCTGGACCGCCGCAAGGTGGAGTCGCCCGAGGGGGCGCAGGTGGAATTGACGCGCACGGAGTTCGACCTGCTGGCGTTCCTGGTGCGTGAGCGGGAGCGGGTGCTGCGCCGTGACGACATCCTGGATGCGGTGTGGGGCCGCGACATCGTCGTGGACCCGCACACCGTGGACAACTTCGTCTCCAGCTTGAAGAAGAAGCTGGGGTGGACCAGCGCCTCGCGTTTCGCCATCCAAACGGTGCGCGGCGTAGGGTACCGGATGGAAGTCGAGTCGCCCTGA
- a CDS encoding S-methyl-5'-thioadenosine phosphorylase translates to MSQAREPVIGIIGGSGLYQMDGLKDVTWKKVSSPFGEPSDELCLGTLDGTRVVFLPRHGRGHRIPPSDINFRANIDALKRCGVTDLLSLSAVGGLREELPPGTFVVVDQFIDRTFAREKSFFGTGLVAHVSMAKPVCSRLGDAVMAACEVLGVAAHRGGTYLAMEGPQFSSLSESRLYRTWGCDVIGMTNMPEAKLAREAELCYATVAMVTDFDCWHPEHDAVTVDQVVSVLLGNAGKAKGLVKQVVPVLGMQQGPCRQGCHRALDHALITAPDARDPALVEKLSVVAGRVLRS, encoded by the coding sequence ATGTCCCAAGCTCGCGAGCCTGTCATCGGCATCATTGGTGGTAGCGGCCTCTACCAGATGGATGGCCTGAAGGACGTGACGTGGAAGAAGGTGTCCTCGCCGTTCGGCGAGCCCTCGGACGAACTCTGCCTGGGCACGCTCGATGGAACGCGCGTCGTCTTCCTTCCACGCCATGGCCGGGGCCACCGCATCCCGCCCAGCGACATCAACTTCCGCGCGAACATCGACGCGCTCAAGCGGTGTGGGGTGACGGACCTGTTGTCCCTCTCCGCGGTGGGCGGCCTGCGCGAGGAGTTGCCTCCCGGCACCTTCGTGGTGGTGGACCAGTTCATCGACCGCACCTTCGCGCGGGAGAAGAGCTTCTTCGGCACGGGGCTCGTCGCACACGTCTCCATGGCGAAGCCCGTGTGCTCGCGGTTGGGAGACGCGGTGATGGCGGCGTGTGAGGTGCTGGGCGTCGCCGCGCACCGAGGCGGCACCTATCTCGCCATGGAGGGACCGCAGTTCTCCTCGCTCTCGGAGAGCCGGCTCTACCGGACGTGGGGCTGTGATGTGATTGGCATGACGAACATGCCGGAGGCCAAGCTCGCGAGGGAAGCGGAGCTCTGCTACGCAACCGTCGCCATGGTGACGGACTTCGACTGCTGGCATCCGGAGCATGACGCCGTCACCGTGGACCAGGTCGTCTCCGTGCTGCTCGGCAACGCGGGCAAGGCGAAGGGGTTGGTGAAGCAGGTGGTGCCCGTGCTCGGGATGCAGCAGGGGCCGTGCCGGCAGGGGTGTCACCGGGCCCTGGACCACGCGCTCATCACCGCGCCCGACGCCAGGGACCCCGCGCTCGTCGAGAAGCTCTCCGTCGTCGCGGGCCGGGTGCTGCGCTCATGA
- a CDS encoding class II aldolase/adducin family protein: protein MIATCRKMNEAGLNQGTSGNLSVRVAQGFLLTPTGMDYDVLVPEDIVLMHMDGTHEGRRRPSSEWQLHRDILAARPEVGAVLHAHSMFCTTLACLRRGIPAFHYMVSAAGGVDVRCAPYATFGTGELARNALDALEGRKACLMANHGMLSLGTNLAGAFKLAVEVETLAAMYWRALQVGEPVLLDAEEMSRVLEKFKTYGQQTPPPRGG, encoded by the coding sequence ATGATTGCCACCTGCCGCAAGATGAACGAGGCGGGCCTCAACCAGGGGACCTCGGGCAACCTGAGCGTGCGCGTGGCCCAGGGCTTCCTGCTCACGCCCACCGGCATGGACTACGACGTGCTCGTCCCGGAGGACATCGTCCTCATGCACATGGATGGCACCCATGAGGGGCGCAGGCGTCCGTCCTCGGAGTGGCAGCTCCATCGAGACATCCTCGCCGCGCGCCCGGAGGTCGGCGCGGTGCTGCACGCCCACTCCATGTTCTGCACCACGCTGGCGTGCCTGCGCAGGGGCATCCCCGCCTTCCACTACATGGTCTCCGCAGCGGGAGGCGTGGACGTGCGCTGCGCGCCCTACGCGACGTTCGGCACGGGCGAGCTGGCACGCAACGCGCTGGACGCACTGGAGGGCCGCAAGGCCTGCCTGATGGCGAACCACGGCATGTTGTCGCTGGGGACGAACCTGGCCGGGGCCTTCAAGCTGGCGGTGGAGGTGGAGACTCTCGCCGCCATGTACTGGCGGGCGCTCCAGGTGGGAGAGCCCGTGCTCCTCGACGCCGAGGAGATGTCCCGCGTCCTGGAGAAGTTCAAGACCTACGGGCAGCAGACCCCTCCACCGCGCGGAGGGTGA
- a CDS encoding HAMP domain-containing sensor histidine kinase, giving the protein MLRRLLPMLVALLLGLIGLGWGLGYLHRIFATERDDARLSLESRREALEQYARASLAQTLRDRLEAARPSLEAAVADPLAPATGLYLRERGGQVLPRLSSHDRGEDAPARERYARLRAGTEVADDQEDPWAERLVRTRAVETALARGDRRASTVALMALLQHRSQYVLASTRDVPGFLVVLELLAERGDPVPQLMHALVRDGLADGKGGRLEGLQRLVLSRRSRFTPADFRFLNERVVALSAKVGAPVADFVSRTRELTSRPLSLPEALMGPVLVRAGWYLEPRGGNQVRGVEVDEEVLLGSLTREMRERGLLDGEGTVELLGDAAVLSLDALPLSVVTPEWAKAETALERRYRLKTGMVVLCAGLALGIAVLAFLAQHRKYRFLELKSDFVATVSHELRTPLASIRLLAETLEWRLAEGTDARDYPARIVREADGLGFLVENLLSFNRIDKGRWVPRLEPVRLEELVSLLRRDLEGWSKVPVEWEAQVGELSLRADAHLLRLLLSNLARNACAYNTCNPVRLRVEALPGGRVRFSDNGVGIPPKDWERVFGEFVRLPGQGRDVPGSGLGLALCRRIMRLHGGDLRVVASSPEGTTFELSFPPTATT; this is encoded by the coding sequence ATGCTCCGCCGGTTGCTGCCCATGCTGGTCGCGCTCCTCCTGGGCCTCATCGGTCTGGGCTGGGGGCTGGGGTATCTCCATCGCATCTTCGCGACCGAGCGCGATGATGCACGGCTCTCGCTCGAGTCTCGCCGCGAGGCGCTGGAGCAGTACGCACGGGCGTCGTTGGCTCAGACGCTGAGGGACAGACTGGAGGCCGCGAGGCCTTCGCTCGAGGCGGCTGTCGCGGACCCACTGGCGCCTGCCACGGGGCTCTATCTGCGTGAGCGCGGTGGGCAGGTGTTGCCCCGGCTCTCGTCGCACGACAGGGGCGAGGATGCTCCGGCCCGTGAGCGTTACGCGCGGCTGCGGGCGGGGACGGAGGTGGCGGACGACCAGGAAGACCCATGGGCGGAGCGGCTCGTGCGGACGCGAGCGGTGGAGACGGCGCTCGCGAGAGGAGACCGCCGTGCGTCCACGGTGGCGCTGATGGCGCTGCTCCAGCACCGCTCGCAATATGTGCTGGCCTCCACGCGGGACGTGCCGGGCTTCCTCGTGGTGTTGGAGTTGTTGGCGGAGCGGGGAGACCCGGTGCCGCAGTTGATGCACGCGCTGGTGCGCGATGGCCTGGCCGATGGGAAGGGTGGCCGGTTGGAGGGGCTCCAGCGCTTGGTGTTGTCGCGGCGCTCGCGCTTCACACCCGCGGACTTCCGGTTCCTGAACGAGCGGGTGGTGGCGCTCTCCGCGAAGGTGGGAGCGCCCGTGGCGGACTTCGTGTCGCGCACGCGGGAGTTGACGTCGCGCCCGCTGTCGCTGCCGGAGGCCCTCATGGGCCCGGTGCTGGTTCGCGCGGGGTGGTACCTGGAGCCGCGCGGCGGCAATCAGGTGCGCGGTGTGGAGGTGGACGAGGAGGTGCTCCTGGGGTCGCTCACGCGGGAGATGCGCGAGCGAGGGCTGTTGGACGGGGAGGGGACGGTGGAGCTGCTGGGGGACGCGGCCGTGCTCTCGTTGGATGCGTTGCCGTTGTCGGTGGTGACGCCGGAGTGGGCGAAAGCGGAGACGGCGTTGGAGCGGCGCTACCGGTTGAAGACTGGCATGGTGGTGTTGTGCGCGGGGCTGGCGTTGGGCATCGCCGTGCTCGCGTTCCTCGCGCAGCACCGCAAGTACCGCTTCCTGGAGTTGAAGAGCGACTTCGTGGCCACGGTGTCGCACGAGCTGCGCACGCCGCTGGCGTCCATTCGCTTGTTGGCGGAGACGCTGGAGTGGCGGCTCGCGGAGGGGACGGACGCGCGGGACTACCCAGCGCGCATCGTCCGCGAGGCGGATGGGTTGGGCTTCCTGGTGGAGAACCTGCTGTCCTTCAATCGCATCGACAAGGGGCGGTGGGTGCCCCGGCTGGAGCCCGTGCGGCTGGAGGAGCTGGTGTCCTTGCTGCGCAGGGACCTGGAGGGCTGGTCCAAGGTCCCGGTGGAGTGGGAGGCGCAGGTGGGCGAACTGTCATTGCGCGCGGATGCCCACCTCTTGCGCTTGCTGCTCTCCAACCTCGCGCGCAATGCCTGTGCCTACAACACGTGCAACCCGGTGCGCCTGCGGGTGGAGGCGCTGCCGGGTGGGCGGGTGCGCTTCTCCGACAATGGCGTGGGCATTCCCCCGAAGGATTGGGAGCGCGTCTTCGGGGAGTTCGTGCGGCTGCCGGGCCAGGGGCGGGACGTCCCGGGTAGTGGCCTGGGGCTGGCATTGTGCCGCCGCATCATGCGCCTTCACGGCGGCGACCTTCGTGTGGTGGCCTCCAGTCCCGAGGGCACGACCTTCGAGCTCTCTTTTCCCCCGACCGCGACGACATGA
- a CDS encoding SRPBCC family protein, with protein sequence MSHDEFGTVIAPHTVRIERVLPGPVERVWEYLTDSEKRGKWLAAGEMELHVGGRVELRFFHSGLSHEPVPERYAVMRDGHVHTGRVTRCEPPFLLAYTWAEQTGAPSEVTFEVSERGAEVLLVVTHRRLVTRADRVSVASGWDAHLGILEDVLSGRAPRGFWSTHAQREAEYEKRLPRD encoded by the coding sequence ATGAGTCATGACGAGTTTGGCACCGTCATCGCGCCGCACACGGTGCGAATCGAGCGCGTGCTCCCGGGGCCGGTGGAGCGTGTCTGGGAGTACCTCACGGATTCGGAGAAGCGAGGCAAGTGGCTCGCGGCCGGGGAGATGGAATTGCACGTGGGAGGCCGGGTCGAGCTGCGCTTCTTCCACTCCGGGCTCTCCCACGAGCCTGTGCCTGAGCGCTACGCGGTCATGCGGGATGGACACGTCCACACGGGACGTGTGACACGCTGCGAGCCGCCCTTCCTGCTGGCCTACACCTGGGCCGAGCAGACGGGGGCTCCCTCCGAGGTCACCTTCGAGGTGAGTGAACGAGGCGCGGAGGTGCTGCTCGTGGTGACGCACCGCCGGCTGGTCACTCGGGCCGACCGGGTCAGTGTCGCGAGTGGGTGGGATGCACATCTGGGGATTCTGGAGGATGTGCTCTCGGGGCGAGCGCCTCGGGGGTTCTGGTCGACGCACGCCCAGCGGGAGGCGGAGTACGAGAAGCGGCTCCCCCGCGACTGA
- a CDS encoding metalloregulator ArsR/SmtB family transcription factor translates to MVEFHAARLDNTFHALADPTRRAMLKSLSVHERSVGELAAPFQMSLAAASKHIKVLEKAGLVRREVKGRTHVCRLDAKPLSDVRDWLRYYERFWSERLDVLEALLREDTSAPPAPPRGKGRTR, encoded by the coding sequence ATGGTTGAATTTCATGCCGCACGGCTCGACAACACGTTCCACGCCCTGGCCGACCCCACACGTCGGGCGATGTTGAAGAGTCTGTCCGTCCATGAGCGCAGCGTGGGGGAGTTGGCCGCGCCGTTCCAGATGTCGCTGGCCGCGGCGTCCAAGCACATCAAGGTGCTGGAGAAGGCGGGGCTCGTGCGGCGGGAAGTGAAGGGTCGCACGCACGTCTGCCGGCTGGACGCGAAGCCGCTGTCCGACGTGAGGGATTGGCTGCGCTACTACGAGCGCTTCTGGAGCGAGCGGCTTGACGTGCTGGAGGCCCTTCTTCGGGAGGACACCTCCGCACCGCCTGCGCCGCCTCGAGGGAAGGGACGCACACGATGA
- a CDS encoding DUF416 family protein, whose protein sequence is MEQPFNADALVRRLGRLSLQARLAFLLSCAERLIPNYAVFSRHHGWGNPGVLRHALDLGWSYLSGNWVERGDIEGCLARCKDVTPDTEDFVSEHVSAGLDAAVCCAFTLELLLKDDSKKVMEGASLARDTVDMHVQALENLDPRDSELEQKIFRHPLMQRELKHQREDLEMLERMDLSRRDIEALARRWRSPVASDS, encoded by the coding sequence ATGGAACAGCCTTTCAATGCGGATGCCCTTGTTCGGAGGCTTGGCCGACTCTCACTCCAGGCTCGGCTTGCGTTTCTCTTGTCGTGCGCTGAGCGGCTCATCCCGAACTACGCCGTGTTCAGTCGCCACCACGGTTGGGGCAATCCAGGAGTGCTTCGGCACGCGCTTGACCTTGGTTGGAGCTACCTCTCCGGCAATTGGGTTGAGCGGGGTGATATCGAAGGGTGCCTCGCACGTTGCAAGGATGTGACCCCCGACACAGAGGACTTCGTGTCGGAGCATGTCTCGGCAGGACTTGATGCCGCCGTGTGCTGTGCGTTCACCTTGGAGTTGTTGCTCAAGGACGACTCCAAGAAGGTCATGGAAGGAGCCTCATTGGCGCGTGACACCGTGGACATGCATGTTCAGGCATTGGAGAACCTTGACCCACGGGATTCCGAGTTGGAGCAGAAGATCTTCCGGCATCCTCTGATGCAACGCGAACTCAAGCACCAGCGAGAGGACCTGGAGATGCTGGAGCGGATGGACCTATCCCGCCGCGATATTGAGGCTCTCGCTCGCAGATGGCGGAGCCCGGTTGCAAGCGACTCCTGA